A window of Juglans regia cultivar Chandler chromosome 7, Walnut 2.0, whole genome shotgun sequence contains these coding sequences:
- the LOC108985529 gene encoding 40S ribosomal protein S15-4, whose translation MADVETDVAAAGQPKKRTFKKFSFRGVDLDALLDMSTDELVKLFHARARRRFQRGLKRKPMALIKKLRKAKREAPPGEKPEPVRTHLRNMIIVPEMIGSIIGVYNGKTFNQVEIKPEMIGHYLAEFSISYKPVKHGRPGIGATHSSRFIPLK comes from the exons ATG GCTGACGTTGAGACTGATGTGGCGGCGGCAGGGCAGCCGAAGAAGAGGACGTTTAAGAAGTTTAGCTTCAGAGGGGTTGATTTGGACGCTCTCCTCGATATGTCTACGGATGAGCTGGTCAAGCTCTTCCATGCCCGTGCTCGTAGAag GTTTCAGAGGGGATTGAAGCGGAAGCCAATGGCCTTGATCAAGAAGCTTCGCAAGGCG AAAAGGGAGGCCCCACCTGGTGAGAAGCCAGAACCTGTCCGAACTCACCTCCGCAACATGATCATAGTTCCTGAAATGATAGGAAGTATCATTGGGGTCTACAATGGCAAGACCTTCAATCAGGTTGAAATCAAGCCCGAAATGATTGGGCATTACCTGGCCGAATTCTCAATCAGCTACAAGCCTGTCAAGCATGGTAGACCTGGTATTGGGGCCACCCATTCATCAAGGTTCATTCCTCTTAAGTGA